ATTTAGCTTAGCTAATTTTAATTTTGCTTTTTCTAATTCTTCTGGTTCATAGTTAATTTCGGTTTTTATTGTCGAAGCTGCTTCATCAACTAAATCAATTGCTTTATCTGGAAGAAAACGATCAGAAATATATCTTGAACTAAGTTTTGCAGCCGCTACAAGAGCATCATCTTGAATTTTTACATTATGAAAGTTCTCAAATCTAGATTTTATTCCACGCAAAATTGTAATAGTATCATCAATTGATGGTTCAAAAACATCAACTCTTTGCATACGACGCTCTAAAGCAGCATCTTTTTCTATATATTTCCTATATTCATCAAAAGTTGTTGCGCCTATTAAATGCATTTTGCCTCTAGCCATTAAAGGTTTAATAATATTTGCGGCATCCATTCCGCCATCTGCATTTTTACCTGTTCCAACTAGCATATGAATTTCATCAATAAATACAATTATGTCTCCATCTGATTCTTCTATTCTTTTTAGAACATCTTTTATTCTTTTTTCAAATTGTCCTTGATAAGAAGCTCCAGCTATCATGCTTGCTAAATCAAGCTCATAAATATCTTTATTCTTTAAGTTTTCAGGAACTTGACCTTCAACAATTTTTCTTGCTAAACCTTCTACAATAGCCGTTTTACCTACGCCTGGTTCTCCAACAAGAACAGGATTATTTTTCGTCTTTCTGCTAAGAATTCTGATCAACCTTCTTATTTCATCATCTCTATTTATTACCGGTTCTAATTCATGTCTTGCTGCCAAATCAGTTAAATTTCTACCATATATTTTTAAAGGATCGTTTTCTTTATTATTATTTTTATTATTACCATTATTTGATAAATTGTTAAATAAGTCTTCAAAATTAAAATCCATTTTTAGCCTCCTTTAAATTATTTTAACTACTATAATTTTAGCACTCTAATAATATGACTGCTAAAAATAATTAAAATATTTTTGAAAAATAAAAATAAGGCTACAAAAATATTAAAATGCCTTATTTATAAATTTTTTAATTGATTATCAAATGAGTTTTCCTTGAATTCTTTCTCTATCTTTTTCAATGCCAATTATTTCTAATTTAATATTATCACCAGTTTTAACAACTTCTGAAGGGTGTTTTATAAAATGATTTTTATCTCTTTTCATGTTAGAAATATGAATCAGAACTCCTTGCTTAATTCCTATATAAACAAAAGCTCCAAAATCAGTAATATTTTGAACAGAACCCTCAATAATCATTCCTTCTTTTAAATCTTCAAGATTAAGAACAGAATCTTTTAAAATATATCCATCTTTTTCATCACGAATATCCTTTGTAGGATTAATTAATGAATCCATTATTAATTTAATGTCGTACTCATTTGTTTCAAATTTATTTGCTAAGTCGCTAATTTTTTGATTTTCAAGATATTTTGTATCAATATTTTGCAAGTCAATGTTTAACTCATCAACAATTTTTTGAGCTAAATCATAGGATTCTGGGTGAATACTTGTACGATCAAAAAAGTTTTTAGAATTATAAAGCCTTAAAAATCCAACAGCTTGTTGATACGCTTTTTCACCTATACCTTTAACTTTTAGCAGAGTTTCTCTATCATTAAATTCTCTATTTTCTTTTCTATAATCAACAATATTTTGTGCTAATTTATCATTTAATCCAGATATAAATTTAAGGATTTGTTTTGAAGCAGTATTTAAATCAACACCAACAAGGTTAACAGCTTTGTCAACTTTAAATTTTAAAGCACTGGCAAGCTCTTTTTGATTAACATCATGCTGATATTGACCAACCCCTATAGATTTTGGATCAATCTTTATTAATTCATTAAGTGGATCTTGAAATCTCCTGCCAATATTAATTGCACTTCTTTCTTCTACATTTAATTCTGGAAACTCATCAATTGCAACAGATGAAGCTGAATAAACAGAAGCACCAACTTCTGAAACAACTGCATATTTTAAAGATTTATTGTTGTTTTCTGCATTCTCATTTCATTTTTTAATAATTTTAGCTATAAAATGTTCTGTTTCTCTAGAAGCTGTTCCATTACCAATAACAATAATATTTATTGGGTATTTATTTAAAAGTTTTTTAACTATTTCCTCTGACTTTTCAATCTGTAATCTAGGAGGATTTGGAAAAATTAATGCTTTTTCCAAAAAGTCCCCGTGTGGGTTCAATATTGCAATTTTACAACCATTAGCAAAAGCTGGATCAATAGACATTATTCATTTATTTTTTACTGCAGGAAATAAAAGCATAGATTCAACATTTTCAGCAAAAAGTTTTATAGCTTCGACTTCAGCACGTGCAAAGAGATCAGATTTTATTTCTCTTATAACAGATGGTAAAATAAGTCTTTCTAAACTATCAACAACTGAATTGTGAATAATTTTTCCTGTTGTTTTAATTTTGAAATATTTATTATTTAAATCATAAGTAATTTTTGCTATATTGAATTCTTCAATATCATATGTGATTATTTTTAAATCTTCGCCTCGAGAAATAGCTAAAATTCTATGATTTGGAATAAATTTAACTCTTTCTTTATAATCATAATACTGTTTAAAAACTTCTTTTTCATCGATAGAATTCTTTTTCTTTTTACAAATAATTCAACCAAAGTTATAAATTTGGTTTTTAATTGAATCTCTATTATTTACATCTTGAGAAATTATTTGACTAATTATATATTGAGCTTGTTCAATTGCAAATTCAACAGTTGGCACTTTTTCAGATATATATTTTTCAGCTTCTCTATATGGATTAAATTTAGGATTATCACTTTCCATAATAATTTTAGCAAGCGGTTCAAGCCCTAAAGCTATAGCTTCAGTTGCCTTTGTTTTTTTACCAACTTTAAATGGTTCATAAATATTTTCAACCGCAGCTTTTGTCTCAGCTTCGTTTATTTTTTGACTAATTTCTGGTGTCAAAAGTTTTTTCTCTTCTAAAATTTTGAGAATTGCATCCTTTCTCTTATTTAATTCAACATCATAAACATACATTTCATGAATTTTTTGAATTACTTCTTCATCAAGACCGCCAGTGACACCTTTACGATAACGAGCAATAAAAGGTACTGTAGCACCTTCATCCATTAATGTTAGTACAGTTGAAACTTGTTCTTCATTAAGTTCTAATTTTTTAGCAACAAATTTTATTGATATGTTCATAAATCCTCTTTTAAACATTTTTAAAATCTATATCTTGGTCAATTTTTCCAAGCTTTTTTCATTTGTTAAACAATTCTTCTCATTCTTGTTCATTTTTACATTTTAAGTATTCTACTTGGTCAATATCATTAATTAAATCATATTGTGGGGATATTTTTTCTTTATGCAAACTATATTTTTCATGAAACTTTATTAATTTTTCCTTATCATCTGCAATTTGCAATTCAAGTTCTCTATTGTTTTTAACTTTATATTGGAATACTTCCATTTTTCTTTCTGCAACATTAACTTTTTCTGGATTTAGGTAATCTTCATCTTTTAAAAATAGTCCAACAATCATGAATCTATCATAATTCAACAAGTTAGTGTAGAGTTGGGCTTGTTTCTTATAATTCAAAGGAACACCATCTTTTTTATCCATTGATTGTGCAACAGATCCATTAATTGTTCAGGCAGCTCAGTTTTTTTCTTGAGTAGTTTTAATTTCAAAAACAATTTTTTTTGATTCTATCAATGCATCAGGCACACCACCTAAGACATATTCATCTTTAAAATAGTCATAATTGACATTTTTAGCTTCTATATGTTTTATTTTAAATTCCGGTCCAAACTTTTTTTCAAAATATGTTGAAAGATGATCTATGATTTTAGGTTCAAGCGTCTCGCCAGCTCTCACATATTTTCTCTGAAGCACCGGTAGCGAAAGCCTTGTTATATGACAAAAAGCCTTAAAATCACTATTAAACCTATCTGGTGTTAAAATGTTTCCAACTGATGACCCACCGAGTTTTTTAAATTTTTCAAATTGGTTTCCATTAAGTAATTTTTGCTGCATAGAATCAGAAAGAATTATCACTCTTTCACTTTCATCCACAAAGTAGTCTCTTCCGTTGTAAAATTTTCTCATTGATTATTCCTTTTTTATAACAATTAGAAAGATGAATTTAGTTTTATATAATTATAAGTTAATTTATTAATTAGGTAAAAAAGCTAATGGTGTTCTTTTTTTAAATACCTATAGTAATTTAATATTATAATTAATATTAATTTTGTATATCATGGAGGCAATAAATGGAAAAATATACTGAACAAGAGCTTGTTAGACGTAATAAATTATCTTTTTATGAAGAAAATAATGTTGAGCCATTTAAAAAAGCATATGGTCTTGGTGAATTAACTTTAAGTAATCAATTAGTTTCTGAATACAATGTCTTTACTCGTGAAGAATTAGAAGAAAAAAACATAAAAATTAACGTTACTGGTAGATTAATGACTGTTAGAGGACCTTTCCTTGTTTTAAAAGACTCACAAG
The genomic region above belongs to Mycoplasma tauri and contains:
- a CDS encoding Tex-like N-terminal domain-containing protein, with amino-acid sequence MNISIKFVAKKLELNEEQVSTVLTLMDEGATVPFIARYRKGVTGGLDEEVIQKIHEMYVYDVELNKRKDAILKILEEKKLLTPEISQKINEAETKAAVENIYEPFKVGKKTKATEAIALGLEPLAKIIMESDNPKFNPYREAEKYISEKVPTVEFAIEQAQYIISQIISQDVNNRDSIKNQIYNFGWIICKKKKNSIDEKEVFKQYYDYKERVKFIPNHRILAISRGEDLKIITYDIEEFNIAKITYDLNNKYFKIKTTGKIIHNSVVDSLERLILPSVIREIKSDLFARAEVEAIKLFAENVESMLLFPAVKNKWIMSIDPAFANGCKIAILNPHGDFLEKALIFPNPPRLQIEKSEEIVKKLLNKYPINIIVIGNGTASRETEHFIAKIIKKWNENAENNNKSLKYAVVSEVGASVYSASSVAIDEFPELNVEERSAINIGRRFQDPLNELIKIDPKSIGVGQYQHDVNQKELASALKFKVDKAVNLVGVDLNTASKQILKFISGLNDKLAQNIVDYRKENREFNDRETLLKVKGIGEKAYQQAVGFLRLYNSKNFFDRTSIHPESYDLAQKIVDELNIDLQNIDTKYLENQKISDLANKFETNEYDIKLIMDSLINPTKDIRDEKDGYILKDSVLNLEDLKEGMIIEGSVQNITDFGAFVYIGIKQGVLIHISNMKRDKNHFIKHPSEVVKTGDNIKLEIIGIEKDRERIQGKLIW
- a CDS encoding MAGa7180 family putative nuclease; protein product: MRKFYNGRDYFVDESERVIILSDSMQQKLLNGNQFEKFKKLGGSSVGNILTPDRFNSDFKAFCHITRLSLPVLQRKYVRAGETLEPKIIDHLSTYFEKKFGPEFKIKHIEAKNVNYDYFKDEYVLGGVPDALIESKKIVFEIKTTQEKNWAAWTINGSVAQSMDKKDGVPLNYKKQAQLYTNLLNYDRFMIVGLFLKDEDYLNPEKVNVAERKMEVFQYKVKNNRELELQIADDKEKLIKFHEKYSLHKEKISPQYDLINDIDQVEYLKCKNEQEWEELFNKWKKLGKIDQDIDFKNV